GTTCTTGGTTTTGTTGGTATAGAAAGCGAGGTCTAATCCTAAACGGCCGTTCAGCACGCGGCTTTCCAGACCGACTTCCCATGAATAGGTCTTTTCCGGAACGATATTGGTAGGAGGAACGTCTGCTTTGAACTCATTCGTAATGATTGAACTGTTGAATGATCCGTACTGATATTCAGAGTTGGTAAAGTAGATAGACGGTGTCGTGTTACCCACGATTGCATATGATCCTCTGATCTTACCATAGTTATACCAATCCGGCAGATCCAATGCTTCCGTGAACACGAAGCTCAGACCCGCAGACGGATAGAAGAAGCTGCGGTTACCGGCTGTCAGACGGGAAGACCAGTCATTACGGGCGGTCAAATCCAAATATAGGAAGCGTTTGTAAGCAACCTGTGCAGAGGCGAAGACGGCTCCCAGGAACTCACCTTGGTTAACGACTTTGTCTCTGCCGGCACCCTTCGGGTCTCTCTTGTTATTGTTGGAAGAGAACATACCGTTGTATTTCAATCCGTGAGATTCCCAGATTACTTTCGATTCCGTGATATCTTCACCGGAAACACCCAGGTTGGCAGACACGTCGAAATCTTCATTGATTGCCTTGTTGAACATCAACAAACCTTCCACATAGTTTTTCTGGTAGTGCGCATCTTCCTTACGGTAGGTGCCTTCCAGGCTGTTCATGTCTGAAGGATCCGAATATTTAGTAAAGTATTCTTTGTTTTCTTTGTCGTCACGGTAACGGTCCGTACCACCGCGCAGGCGGAAAGTCAGGAAGTCGAATATCTTGAGGTTGGCAGATAATGAAGCGATCAGGCGTTCGCGTTTTTGCGTATATTCGTTTTCGTTCTGCTGCCACATCAGGTATTTGATGATGTTGTCGCGGTTTCCGGAGTTGATGCTCGATATCTGGTCTGTCAGGAAATAACCTTCATCATTCTTGTAATGGTCTTTCCATAACTGAGTGATTTCGTTACGAGGCATCGGGTAGTTGGATACACGGTCGATACGTGTAGGCGGATTCTTCGTATCCGAGATATTGAATGAGACGGAAGCATCGAACGTAAGACGTTCGTGCACCTTGAAGTTACCGGAGAAGCTGAAGTTATGCTTGTTCTGCTTGAAGTTTTCCAGGTAACCGCCGTAGTTCATATTCGTATAGGCCAGACGGATACTGTTCTTATCGGTACCGTTGGTTATAGAGATACTGTTGTTGTTGCTGAAACCGTCTTTAAATACATCCCGGTAGTTGTTCGGCTGCGGGGAATACGGACGTTTTACGCCATCCCACCAAATCACTTCCGTTCCGTCCATACGCGGACCGAAACTACGGTAAGTATCACCGTTATAAATGTTTTGACCGTCTGCGTTTGTCGTGAAATAGGGTTTGTCACCGCCACCGAATACGTTTTGGAGTTCCGGCATGAAAGCACGTTGGTCATACGTATAGGAAGTTCCTACCTGAATGCCCAGTCCTTTGCCTTCGCCGCCACGTTTGGTAGTGATCACGATTACCCCGTTGGTCGCACGTGAACCGTACAGGGCGGCAGCGTTTGCACCTTTCAAAATAGACATCGATTCGATGTCGTCCGGGTTGATGTCGTTAAGGGCAGAACCTTGTTGTGTTTCGCTACGTTCGCGACCGGCCCAGTTAGAATCTACGTCGTTGATAGGTATACCGTCGACAACGATCAGCGGACGGGTGTTACCTTCCACCGAGTTGATACCACGGATCTGGATCTTGGTACCTCCCGTAGGTCCCATGGCTGTCTGCTGTATCTGTACACCGGCAGCCTTACCATATAAAGAGGTGGCTACGTTCTGTACGGGAACAGTCTGGATCTGTTCTGCCTTCAGTTCGCTCATGGCGTAAGGGAGGGCTCTTTTTTCTTTCTTGATACCCATGGCGGTAACAACCACTTCGTCGATTGTCTGGGTATCTTCTTTCAATGTTACGTTCAGGGATGTCTGTCCCGTGTACTTGATTTCATGTGTAACATAGCCGATGAAAGAGATAGAAAGTGTACTTCCTGGCGCTACGGAAATGGAGAAATTTCCGTCCATGTCTGTAATAGTTCCTTCACTGGTTCCTTTTACGGAAACGGAAGCTCCGGCTACAGGGCCGAATGCGTCGGTAACTGTACCTGTTACTTGCTTCTTTTGTTGAGCGATGTTGGCGACAGTTTCCGGTGTGCCGTCTGCTGCAAATACCTGTCCGGTAGAGCAGAGAGCGCCGGACAGTAAAATAAGTCCGATAGGTCTCAATACTTTTTTCATAAACAAATCTTTAATTAGATTCAAGAAAATTTATTTTCAATGCTGCAAAACTATAAGGTGCTGAAAGAAAGGCGTATTAGAATCTGTTGATAGAATGGTAAATGCCGTTAGTGACGGATATTGCTATTTTTTTGACGGATATTACTATTTGGCTTTTAGTTAATGTCCGCGATTGTTGTTGCTTGCCGCTAAAAATGAGTTAATTTTGCATTAAATATCTATGTTTATGGGGGTTAAATACTTATATCTACTACTCTGTTTATGCACATTATTACCGCTGTCGGCGAAAGAGCTTTATTTTAGACATGTCGATCTGAACGACGGTTTTACACAGCCTTCAGCCATTTCTATTTATCAGGATGCTAAAGGAGCTATCTGGTTCGGGAATGATAATTTTAATGTGTATGACGGAAGAATTGTCCGCTCTTTCCGCCTCTCTAACTATCTGGATGAGGTCGAGGACAATAACATCCACGGAATTTGTGGAGACGGGGATTCATGTATTTATATGCTGGCCAACAGACGGCTGGTCCTTTTCAATATGCGGACGGAAGAGTTCCGGCTGACAACGGTGCAGGCACATGCTCTGGAATACCATCATGGAGCCTTGTTTTATGCTAACAGGAACGAATTGTATCGTTATAAATCCAATGGCGTATCGGAAAAGATCTGTGCTTTGCCTGATTCTACACTGATCATCCGGGATCTGCATTTTATGGATGACGGCTGGCTATTGGCTACGACGAAAGGATTGTATAACTATTCAAACGGGACTTTTCAGAATCTGCTGGAAGATGAATCGATCACTTCTTTGTTTATAGATAATTGGAGGAGATTGTGGGTAGGTACATTATCCAATGGTGCCAAAGTGTTCAGTGAAGGAGAGTGGATTTCCATGCGGGAGAACGATGCCGCCCATCCGCTTGTCAATAATCAGGTACGTACTATCGATCAGGATATCAAGGGGAACATCTGGATCGGTACTTATGCCGGTATCACTGTGGTAAACTCGTCTCTTCGGGATTGTTATCATCTGTCGCATAAGGAACAGGTTTCCTGGTCGTTGAAGCATTCATCGGTGTATGCGATCTTCAGGGACAGGCAGGGAGGCATGTGGGTCGGAACCTATTATGGCGGGTTGAGTTACTTCAATCCGAATACCGAAGATTATACATTCTACGGTATTTCTCCCGACGATCCGGAGAGCCTGGATGGTTTCCTGTTCGGTAAGATGGCTGAGGACACGAAAGGCAATCTGTATATTGCTACTGAACATGGACGGTTGAACTGCCTGGACCGTACAACACAGAAGGTCAAATATTTCGACCCGGGCCTTTTGCGTATCCCTTGCCGTACGACCAAGTCCGTTTGGTATGACGCTGAAAACGACCGGTTGTATATCGGTACTTTCCGCCACGGCTTGTATTGTTATTCCTCTTCCGGTCATCTGAAACAGCTGGGAACAGATATACTGCAGGATGACGGGCAACGGATCATTACGGACCTGATACCCTGGCAGGGTAATCTGATCGTTATAACCCAGACAGGATTATACCTTCTGGATTTGACAACCCAGCAGCTGTCTCATTTATTCTCCGATCCCGAACTGCTTAATCAGACCGATGGAACCATCCGTTCCGCCTGGCTGGATAACGAAAACAGGCTGTGGCTTACTCCTGCCAATAAGGACATTCTTTGTATCCGGATGGATACCCGGACTGCCGAAGAGATACCGTCGGTGAAAAGTATGATTGGAAAGAAGCCGGTTCCGCACATTACGGAAGACAGTAGGGGGAATCTCTATTTCGTCGTGACGGGAGTGGGGGTCTTACGCTATGATCCGATGAATGATTTTTGGACATGCTATAACCAGGAACAAGGTCAGTTGCTGACAAACGAGCCTTTCCGGGCTTTGATCACTCCTACGGGACGGCTGCTGGTTACTTCTATCCGGGGAATTACCTTGCTGGATATGAAAACAGGAAAAAGTACGCATACCTTGCTGGGAACTTCCTCTCCGCTGCACCGGCTAAATTCCAATTGCGGAGTGTATCTGTCTCCCAAAGACAGCATGATCTTTATCGGAGGTGTGGAAGGGATGATTGCTACGAAAGAGTTCGGACTGGCTCCTGTAGAGGTCTCTTATTCCATCTCGTTCAACAGTCTTTCCGTGAATAATATGCCGGTCTATCCGTCGCCTTCATCGAATATCCTGCGGGAAGCTGTTTCGTATACCTCCCGTCTTACTCTTCCCTACGACCGGAATAACATCACGCTGGGATTTACTTCGACCAACTATCGGTATGCCGATAAGAATCTGTTCGAATATAAACTGGAAGGACTGGATAAGCAGTGGACGCGTACCCGCCATCAGCAGATAGTGTATACCTCCATACCTCCGGGGAATTATAATTTATTGCTGAGGGAGGTGGGAGACGGCAAGCAGATCGTCATGCCTATCCGCGTCCGTCCTCCTTTCTATGCTTCGGTTTACGCTTTTACCCTGTATGGTTTGCTGGTCCTTTTGTTCCTGGTCTGGCTGATCCGTTTTAACCGGAGCCGGGCGTTCCTGAAGGCATCTTTGGAGCTCGAACAGCGGGAGAAATTACGTATAGAGAAGCTGAACCAGATGAAGCTGAAATTCTATATCAACATATCGCATGAACTGCGTACTCCGCTTACGCTGATGATCAGCCAGGTCGACCTGATCCTGCAGAACTACGACCTGGGAGGTACGTTCCGAAGCAAGCTGCTGAAGGTGAGGCAATATACGGCGCAGATGCAGCAGCTTATTACGGAGGTGCTCGATTTCCGGCGGTTGGAACAGGGAAAAATGCCTTTCCATGCAAGTCAGCAGAACCTGGTTGCTTTTATGCGCCAGATATTTGATTCATTCAAGGACTATGCCGTGACGAACCGGATTCAGTACAGGCTCGAAACGATGGATGAAGAGATACCTGTCTGGTTCGATCCGGTACAGATACGTAAAGTGTTTAACAACCTGCTTTCGAATGCGTTTAAGTTTACCCCGAAAGAGGGAACCATCACCGTGAGCATACTTCGTAAAAAAGAAGTTGTGGAGATACGTATCTCCGACACTGGCTCTGGTATTCCCCAGAGCCAGCAGGTTCATATATTCGAACGGTTTTACCAGGCGGATAATGCGACCGGCATATCCTTATCGGGAAGTGGTATCGGACTGGCACTGACTCAGGAGATAATCATGCAGCATAAAGGACAGATCGAGGTGAAGAGTGAACTGGGAGAAGGTACGACTTTCACGGTTACGCTGCGGCTGGGGGACGAGCATCTGACTTCCGAGCAGAAATCGACGGAGACGCAACCGGTCGACGTCCTGCCTATACAGGAAGTAAAACGGGAAGAAGTGATCGGGATGCCCGATTTACCAGATGTCGTATCTATGGACAAGCTGCCGGATACGAAAGAAACGGAGAAGTCGCTTTCCGTACTGCTTGTGGAAGACAATGAAGATTTGCTGCAAGTTTTGGAGGAGGCTTTCTCTATCCGGTATAAAGTATATAAGGCGTGCGATGGGGAAGAGGGTATTCGTATGGCAGAGGAGATGCAGCCGGACCTTATCATCAGCGACGTGATGATGCCGGGTATCAGCGGGACAGTGATGTGTCAGCGCCTGAAGCGGAAGCTCGAAACATCGCATATTCCGATCATCTTACTGACTGCCCGTATCGATCTGGAGAGTGCTTTGGAGGGGCTTAAATGCGGTGCAAGCGATTATATAATGAAACCGTTCAACATCGAGTTATTATTGCTGAAATGTAATAACATCATCGCTACTCTGAAGCGGCAGCAGGCTCGTTTCCGTACGGAGGCGGAGACGACTCCAACTGAGCTGGCTACGAACCGTTTGGACCAGCAGCTCCTGGAAGATTCTGTCCGGATCATTGAAGAGAATATGGAGAATAAGGAATTTAATATCGATATGTGGTGCCGTGAGATCGCGGTGGGACGTACGCGTCTGGGGGCTAAAATAAAAGGTATCACCGGACTGACACTGAATGACTTTATCCTGCAGATAAAGTTGCGGAGATGTGCCTGGTTCCTGGAAAACAGCGATCTGACCATCTCGGAAATAACTTGGAAAGCCGGCTTTTCCAGTCCGGGATATATGGGAAAATGCTTTAAGGAGTATTTTGGTGTCACACCGTTGCAGTACAGGAATTCAAAAAATAAAAGCCGTTCCTGATAACGGGAACGGCTTCTTATCTAATGACGTAATGTCTTTTTATACGTTGAAGCGGAAATGCATGATGTCGCCGTCCTGTACGACATATTCTTTTCCTTCCACGCTCATCTTTCCGGCTTCTTTCACGGCTGCTTCCGAACCGTATTTGATATAGTCGTCGTATTTGATCACTTCCGCACGGATGAATCCTTTCTCGAAGTCAGTATGGATCACACCGGCACATTGCGGAGCTTTCCAGCCTTTTTCAAATGTCCAGGCACGTACTTCCTGTACACCGGCAGTCAGATAGGTCTGCAGGTTCAGCAGATTGTAGGCGGATTTGATCAGGCGGCTTACACCCGATTCTTCCAGTCCGATTTCCTGAAGGAACATCTGGCGTTCTTCGTAAGTCTCGAACTCGGCAATCTCGCTCTCGATCTTGGCTGCTACGACCAGGATTTCTGCGTTTTCGTCTTTCACAGCTTCACGTACTGCATCGACATATTTATTACCGCTTACGGCACTCGCTTCGTCTACGTTACAAACATACATGACGGGCTTGCTGGTCAGCAGGAAGAGTTCGTGGGCAATCTTCTGTTCGTCTTTCGTTTCGAACGTAACTGTGCGGGCACTTTTTCCCTGTTCCAGTGCTTCCTTATATTTTATCAATACTTCGTAGGCTTGTTTAGCTTGCTTGTCACCGCCAGTCTGGGCTTGTTTCTGCACTTTGGCAATACGGCTTTCGATCGTTTCCAGGTCTTTGATCTGGAGTTCCGCATCGATGATTTCCTTATCGCGTACAGGGTCTACCTTACCGTCTACGTGTACGATATTTTCATCGTCGAAGCAGCGCAGCACATGTAGGATAGCATCTGTTTCACGGATATTCGCAAGGAATTTATTCCCTAATCCTTCTCCCTTGCTGGCTCCTTTTACCAGGCCGGCGATATCGACGATCTCTACCGTAGTAGGAACGATCTGTTTCGGGTTGATCAGCTCTGCCAGCTTGTTCAGACGTTCGTCGGGAACGGTGATAACACCTACGTTCGGTTCGATCGTACAGAACGGGAAATTTGCAGACTGTGCTTTTGCATTCGATAAGCAGTTGAAAAGAGTAGATTTCCCTACGTTCGGAAGACCTACGATGCCACATTGTAATGCCATATTATTATAGTATTTTTTTTATTGTCAATTATATTCCTTTCACCTCGTTTTGGTGTGCAAAGGTAATCAATTTTTTGCATGAATGATTATCTTTGCCTATCGAATGATATATAGAAGGTTATGCAAGAAAAGCAGGAAGAGATGAATGAGCTTATAGAAACGGAACGCCTTATTTTACGCCAGTTTGTCGAAGAAGATGCAGAAGCTTTATTTCTTATCCTGAGT
This is a stretch of genomic DNA from Parabacteroides chongii. It encodes these proteins:
- a CDS encoding SusC/RagA family TonB-linked outer membrane protein translates to MKKVLRPIGLILLSGALCSTGQVFAADGTPETVANIAQQKKQVTGTVTDAFGPVAGASVSVKGTSEGTITDMDGNFSISVAPGSTLSISFIGYVTHEIKYTGQTSLNVTLKEDTQTIDEVVVTAMGIKKEKRALPYAMSELKAEQIQTVPVQNVATSLYGKAAGVQIQQTAMGPTGGTKIQIRGINSVEGNTRPLIVVDGIPINDVDSNWAGRERSETQQGSALNDINPDDIESMSILKGANAAALYGSRATNGVIVITTKRGGEGKGLGIQVGTSYTYDQRAFMPELQNVFGGGDKPYFTTNADGQNIYNGDTYRSFGPRMDGTEVIWWDGVKRPYSPQPNNYRDVFKDGFSNNNSISITNGTDKNSIRLAYTNMNYGGYLENFKQNKHNFSFSGNFKVHERLTFDASVSFNISDTKNPPTRIDRVSNYPMPRNEITQLWKDHYKNDEGYFLTDQISSINSGNRDNIIKYLMWQQNENEYTQKRERLIASLSANLKIFDFLTFRLRGGTDRYRDDKENKEYFTKYSDPSDMNSLEGTYRKEDAHYQKNYVEGLLMFNKAINEDFDVSANLGVSGEDITESKVIWESHGLKYNGMFSSNNNKRDPKGAGRDKVVNQGEFLGAVFASAQVAYKRFLYLDLTARNDWSSRLTAGNRSFFYPSAGLSFVFTEALDLPDWYNYGKIRGSYAIVGNTTPSIYFTNSEYQYGSFNSSIITNEFKADVPPTNIVPEKTYSWEVGLESRVLNGRLGLDLAFYTNKTKNQIITVPVAPSTGATGMRMNAGEIGNRGVELQLTGTPVETKNFSWEGILNFAYTHNELLSLIDGMEDRQISNPWSAAIFKAVPGYATPSVFIRKWIRDDQGRIVVDKNGNYQQESEFTYAGSAAPKFTAGFTNTFRYRDFSLSVHIDGSFGGKLLSFTNNFLKASGAGKESLWGRDEEYGGLAYYIDKNTNQKIRLDSHSASAPANALDGRVRHDGIIVDGVNEKGEKNDIIVSAADYYNSRYNRNGSEDNLYDNTYIKLREMKLSYRVPNNIVSKIGLQNLNVSLIGSNLFFIYKNVPNVNPEATLGTGGTNPYVEYTSYPSARSFGFAINTSF
- the ychF gene encoding redox-regulated ATPase YchF translates to MALQCGIVGLPNVGKSTLFNCLSNAKAQSANFPFCTIEPNVGVITVPDERLNKLAELINPKQIVPTTVEIVDIAGLVKGASKGEGLGNKFLANIRETDAILHVLRCFDDENIVHVDGKVDPVRDKEIIDAELQIKDLETIESRIAKVQKQAQTGGDKQAKQAYEVLIKYKEALEQGKSARTVTFETKDEQKIAHELFLLTSKPVMYVCNVDEASAVSGNKYVDAVREAVKDENAEILVVAAKIESEIAEFETYEERQMFLQEIGLEESGVSRLIKSAYNLLNLQTYLTAGVQEVRAWTFEKGWKAPQCAGVIHTDFEKGFIRAEVIKYDDYIKYGSEAAVKEAGKMSVEGKEYVVQDGDIMHFRFNV
- a CDS encoding hybrid sensor histidine kinase/response regulator transcription factor; this encodes MGVKYLYLLLCLCTLLPLSAKELYFRHVDLNDGFTQPSAISIYQDAKGAIWFGNDNFNVYDGRIVRSFRLSNYLDEVEDNNIHGICGDGDSCIYMLANRRLVLFNMRTEEFRLTTVQAHALEYHHGALFYANRNELYRYKSNGVSEKICALPDSTLIIRDLHFMDDGWLLATTKGLYNYSNGTFQNLLEDESITSLFIDNWRRLWVGTLSNGAKVFSEGEWISMRENDAAHPLVNNQVRTIDQDIKGNIWIGTYAGITVVNSSLRDCYHLSHKEQVSWSLKHSSVYAIFRDRQGGMWVGTYYGGLSYFNPNTEDYTFYGISPDDPESLDGFLFGKMAEDTKGNLYIATEHGRLNCLDRTTQKVKYFDPGLLRIPCRTTKSVWYDAENDRLYIGTFRHGLYCYSSSGHLKQLGTDILQDDGQRIITDLIPWQGNLIVITQTGLYLLDLTTQQLSHLFSDPELLNQTDGTIRSAWLDNENRLWLTPANKDILCIRMDTRTAEEIPSVKSMIGKKPVPHITEDSRGNLYFVVTGVGVLRYDPMNDFWTCYNQEQGQLLTNEPFRALITPTGRLLVTSIRGITLLDMKTGKSTHTLLGTSSPLHRLNSNCGVYLSPKDSMIFIGGVEGMIATKEFGLAPVEVSYSISFNSLSVNNMPVYPSPSSNILREAVSYTSRLTLPYDRNNITLGFTSTNYRYADKNLFEYKLEGLDKQWTRTRHQQIVYTSIPPGNYNLLLREVGDGKQIVMPIRVRPPFYASVYAFTLYGLLVLLFLVWLIRFNRSRAFLKASLELEQREKLRIEKLNQMKLKFYINISHELRTPLTLMISQVDLILQNYDLGGTFRSKLLKVRQYTAQMQQLITEVLDFRRLEQGKMPFHASQQNLVAFMRQIFDSFKDYAVTNRIQYRLETMDEEIPVWFDPVQIRKVFNNLLSNAFKFTPKEGTITVSILRKKEVVEIRISDTGSGIPQSQQVHIFERFYQADNATGISLSGSGIGLALTQEIIMQHKGQIEVKSELGEGTTFTVTLRLGDEHLTSEQKSTETQPVDVLPIQEVKREEVIGMPDLPDVVSMDKLPDTKETEKSLSVLLVEDNEDLLQVLEEAFSIRYKVYKACDGEEGIRMAEEMQPDLIISDVMMPGISGTVMCQRLKRKLETSHIPIILLTARIDLESALEGLKCGASDYIMKPFNIELLLLKCNNIIATLKRQQARFRTEAETTPTELATNRLDQQLLEDSVRIIEENMENKEFNIDMWCREIAVGRTRLGAKIKGITGLTLNDFILQIKLRRCAWFLENSDLTISEITWKAGFSSPGYMGKCFKEYFGVTPLQYRNSKNKSRS